One segment of Hippopotamus amphibius kiboko isolate mHipAmp2 chromosome 2, mHipAmp2.hap2, whole genome shotgun sequence DNA contains the following:
- the LOC130846216 gene encoding myeloid-associated differentiation marker-like — protein MCFCLRLPQLLSTCVAFSLVFDRGILWGDISYWFMFSRCFCFILTLIISILELLRLQSDLPFFWYNFSVTCACYATLICLSASIIYSITYVHFLPYGPNRHRAIAATELSCVACVLYSIEVACTWDCYGLKEITRYVHTVPGLLKVLETFVVSVIFTFLSNTSLYLHQPALEWCVAVYSICFILSSVAILLNLGKWEYRLPVPFPIIQLGLSLLSILLYISTLVLWPLYQFNQKLGGQPQRLRDVSCSDELTYNMCTWDQRLAVATLTTINLLLFVADLVYWAHQVSAGTEDQPRDS, from the coding sequence ATGTGCTTCTGCCTCCGCCTGCCGCAGCTGCTCTCCACGTGTGTGGCCTTCTCACTGGTGTTCGACAGGGGCATTCTGTGGGGGGACATAAGTTACTGGTTCATGTTCAGCCGGTGCTTCTGTTTCATCTTGACGCTCATCATCTCCATACTCGAGTTACTTAGGCTTCAGTCCGATCTTCCTTTCTTCTGGTACAACTTCTCTGTCACATGCGCCTGCTACGCCACCCTCATCTGCCTCTCAGCCTCCATCATCTACTCCATCACCTACGTCCATTTCCTGCCTTATGGCCCCAACCGGCACCGGGCCATCGCTGCCACTGAATTGTCCTGCGTGGCGTGTGTGCTTTATAGCATAGAAGTAGCCTGCACGTGGGACTGCTATGGGCTCAAGGAGATCACCCGCTACGTGCACACTGTGCCCGGCCTGCTGAAGGTGCTGGAGACCTTTGTAGTCAGTGTCATCTTCACCTTCCTCAGCAACACCTCCCTGTACCTGCACCAGCCGGCCCTGGAGTGGTGCGTGGCCGTGTACTCCATCTGCTTCATCCTGTCATCCGTGGCCATCCTGCTGAACCTGGGCAAATGGGAATACAGGCTGCCTGTCCCCTTCCCCATTATCCAGTTGGGGCTGAGCCTGCTCTCCATCCTCCTCTACATCAGCACTCTGGTCCTCTGGCCTCTGTATCAGTTCAACCAGAAGTTGGGCGGGCAGCCCCAGCGGTTGAGAGATGTCAGCTGCAGTGATGAGCTTACCTACAACATGTGCACCTGGGACCAACGACTGGCTGTGGCCACCTTGACAACCATCAACCTGCTGCTTTTCGTGGCCGACCTGGTGTACTGGGCCCACCAGGTTTCTGCAGGGACTGAGGATCAGCCCAGGGACTCCTGA